From Paenibacillus polymyxa, the proteins below share one genomic window:
- a CDS encoding YjdF family protein, translated as MKLTIYHDGQYWVGVVEEQDQGKLKAARYIFGTEPKDEEILHFIREEMWELVSRLSQEVAIKWSETKKVNPKRLARQAAYELRRKGVSSNAQEALKLEYEKRKLEKRTYSKQQRESMKARIRELKEKKAKEKHRGH; from the coding sequence ATGAAGCTTACGATTTATCATGATGGACAGTATTGGGTTGGAGTCGTGGAGGAGCAGGACCAAGGGAAATTGAAGGCAGCCAGGTACATTTTTGGGACAGAGCCTAAAGACGAAGAAATTCTCCATTTTATCCGTGAGGAAATGTGGGAACTTGTTAGTCGGCTTTCACAAGAGGTGGCTATAAAGTGGTCTGAAACGAAGAAGGTCAATCCGAAGCGGCTAGCAAGGCAGGCAGCGTATGAATTAAGGCGGAAGGGTGTCTCTTCCAACGCACAAGAGGCCTTAAAGTTAGAGTATGAGAAGCGCAAGTTGGAGAAACGTACCTACTCTAAACAGCAAAGGGAATCTATGAAGGCACGGATAAGGGAATTAAAGGAGAAAAAGGCGAAGGAAAAACATCGCGGACATTAA
- a CDS encoding TetR/AcrR family transcriptional regulator, with amino-acid sequence MGRIREFDEEKVLDAAMQIFWEKGYEATSLSDLTSRMEIQRPSIYSTFGGKKELFEAALRKYTMSRASLIRTKLQSIPSVKEAFRTFFEGVVEEEYAENPRKGCFCINTMVELAPHDEKFEILTREHQMYLAVIFQETIERGIQSGELEIGLDAKAVSQALVVSLIGLTVMIKSRPERSFIDNTIEVTLTLLK; translated from the coding sequence ATGGGACGAATCCGCGAATTTGACGAAGAGAAAGTTTTAGATGCAGCTATGCAAATATTTTGGGAAAAGGGATATGAAGCCACCTCATTAAGTGATTTAACTTCCAGAATGGAAATTCAACGCCCCAGTATATATTCCACTTTTGGGGGCAAAAAAGAATTGTTCGAAGCCGCGCTACGCAAATACACGATGTCCCGTGCTTCTCTGATCCGAACCAAACTTCAAAGCATTCCATCTGTAAAAGAAGCATTTCGTACCTTTTTTGAGGGTGTGGTTGAAGAGGAGTATGCGGAAAATCCTAGAAAAGGATGCTTTTGCATTAATACAATGGTTGAACTTGCGCCCCATGATGAGAAGTTTGAAATTCTTACAAGGGAGCATCAAATGTACCTAGCAGTCATTTTTCAAGAAACCATTGAACGAGGGATACAATCAGGTGAGCTTGAGATCGGACTAGATGCGAAGGCTGTATCACAGGCATTAGTTGTATCGTTAATTGGTCTGACCGTCATGATAAAGTCTCGTCCAGAGCGATCATTTATTGATAATACAATAGAAGTGACACTGACACTGCTTAAGTAA
- a CDS encoding LLM class flavin-dependent oxidoreductase: MEIGITSFVETKPDAQTGEVISHAQRLREVVEEIILADQVGLDVFGVGEHHRKDYSASSPAMVLSAAAAQTQRIRLTSAVTVLSSADPVRVFQDFATLDGISNGRAEIMAGRGSFIESFPLFGYDLDDYDELFEQHLELLLKIRESEKVIWKGGHRPAINNLGVYPRPVQNPLPIWVGSGGRQDSAIRAGLLGLPLMLAIIGGNPINFAPLVQLYKKAAAHAGHDESQLRVGSHSIGFVGENNEQAADTYFPSTMAGMNRLGRERGWAHYDRSSYDAARSFEGALYVGDPETVAQKIIHLRKHVGVTRFMLYVPLSTMPHAEVMRAIELLGTEVAPRVRKEIAKWEAETEKRL, translated from the coding sequence ATGGAGATAGGTATTACCTCGTTTGTAGAGACAAAGCCTGATGCTCAGACAGGCGAAGTGATAAGTCACGCACAGCGGTTGCGTGAAGTTGTCGAGGAAATTATCCTTGCTGATCAAGTGGGACTTGATGTGTTTGGTGTAGGTGAGCATCATCGAAAGGATTATTCGGCATCTTCACCAGCAATGGTGCTGTCCGCGGCTGCAGCGCAGACACAACGGATTCGGCTAACCAGTGCAGTGACGGTGCTTTCTTCAGCTGATCCGGTGCGCGTTTTTCAAGACTTTGCTACGCTGGATGGTATTTCAAATGGACGTGCCGAGATTATGGCGGGTCGGGGTTCTTTTATTGAGTCTTTTCCTCTGTTCGGCTATGACTTGGATGACTATGATGAGCTGTTTGAACAACATTTGGAACTTCTCCTTAAAATACGGGAGTCCGAAAAGGTAATCTGGAAGGGCGGTCATCGGCCAGCCATTAACAATTTGGGCGTGTATCCACGGCCAGTTCAGAACCCTTTACCAATATGGGTAGGCAGCGGGGGAAGGCAGGATTCTGCTATTCGTGCAGGTCTGTTAGGACTGCCCTTGATGCTGGCGATCATTGGAGGAAACCCGATAAATTTTGCACCGCTTGTCCAGCTTTATAAGAAAGCAGCAGCGCACGCTGGTCATGATGAATCGCAGCTTAGGGTTGGGTCGCACTCGATAGGATTTGTCGGAGAGAATAATGAGCAAGCGGCAGATACATATTTCCCTTCTACGATGGCAGGTATGAATAGATTGGGCAGGGAGCGAGGCTGGGCGCATTATGATCGTTCCAGCTATGATGCCGCGCGCAGCTTTGAAGGTGCGCTGTATGTTGGCGATCCCGAGACGGTTGCTCAGAAGATCATTCATCTTCGCAAGCATGTTGGTGTTACACGCTTTATGCTGTATGTTCCGTTAAGCACGATGCCGCATGCCGAGGTGATGAGAGCCATTGAGCTACTTGGAACAGAGGTAGCACCCCGAGTGCGGAAGGAAATAGCCAAGTGGGAAGCGGAGACGGAAAAAAGACTATAA